From Klebsiella electrica, the proteins below share one genomic window:
- a CDS encoding glycosyltransferase family 2 protein, giving the protein MSTRLSVVMIAKNAADLLADCLASVDWADEIVLLDSGSSDNTVELARSLGATVYVNSDWQGYGIQRQRAQDYASGDYVLMIDSDERVTPELADSLRRVLEAPQSGAVYSIARRNYFLGRFMRHSGWYPDRVMRLYERRRFRYNNNLVHESLDAKGAQVIELPGDLLHLTCRDFSGFQQKQLAYASAWARERHQKGKTTSLASIFGHTLGAFVKTLLLRGGVLDGKQGWLLAVVNAQYTFNKYTELWALSRGYSEKV; this is encoded by the coding sequence ATGTCGACCCGACTGTCCGTCGTGATGATCGCCAAAAATGCGGCGGATCTGCTGGCAGATTGCCTGGCCTCCGTAGACTGGGCCGATGAAATCGTACTGCTGGACTCCGGCAGTAGCGATAACACCGTCGAACTGGCCCGCAGCCTCGGCGCGACGGTCTACGTCAACAGCGACTGGCAAGGCTACGGTATTCAGCGTCAGCGCGCCCAGGACTACGCGAGCGGCGACTATGTGCTGATGATTGACAGCGATGAACGCGTGACGCCGGAGCTGGCCGACTCGCTTCGCCGCGTCCTGGAGGCCCCTCAGAGCGGCGCCGTCTACAGTATCGCCCGACGTAACTATTTCCTTGGCCGCTTTATGCGCCATAGCGGCTGGTATCCCGACCGCGTCATGCGTTTGTACGAACGCAGGCGTTTCCGCTATAACAATAATCTGGTGCACGAATCGCTTGATGCCAAAGGCGCGCAGGTTATCGAACTACCGGGCGATTTACTGCATCTGACCTGCCGCGACTTCTCCGGCTTCCAGCAAAAGCAGCTGGCCTATGCCTCTGCATGGGCTCGAGAGCGCCATCAGAAGGGGAAGACGACCTCTCTGGCGAGCATCTTCGGCCATACGCTGGGGGCTTTTGTCAAAACGCTGCTGCTGCGCGGCGGCGTGCTGGATGGTAAACAGGGCTGGCTACTCGCCGTGGTCAACGCGCAGTATACGTTTAATAAATACACCGAGCTGTGGGCGCTGAGCCGCGGCTATTCAGAGAAAGTGTAA
- the coaD gene encoding pantetheine-phosphate adenylyltransferase, with product MSTKAIYPGTFDPITNGHIDIVTRAASMFDKVLLAIAASPSKKPMFTLDERIALAEQATAHLVNVEVIGFSDLMANFARAQQANILIRGLRAVADFEYEMQLAHMNRHLMPTLESVFLMPCKEWSFISSSLVKEVARHQGDVSHFLPANVHQALLKKL from the coding sequence ATGAGCACAAAAGCGATCTATCCGGGTACCTTCGACCCCATTACCAACGGGCATATCGATATCGTCACGCGTGCCGCCAGCATGTTTGACAAGGTGCTGCTGGCTATTGCCGCCAGCCCGAGTAAAAAACCGATGTTCACGCTCGACGAGCGTATTGCGCTGGCGGAGCAGGCAACGGCGCATCTGGTTAACGTCGAGGTGATTGGTTTCAGCGATCTGATGGCGAATTTTGCCCGCGCGCAGCAGGCGAATATCCTGATTCGCGGGTTACGCGCGGTAGCCGACTTCGAATATGAGATGCAGCTGGCGCATATGAATCGCCACCTGATGCCAACGCTGGAAAGCGTCTTCCTGATGCCCTGCAAAGAGTGGTCGTTTATCTCTTCATCGCTGGTGAAAGAAGTGGCGCGTCACCAGGGGGATGTGTCCCACTTCCTGCCGGCCAACGTACACCAGGCGCTGCTGAAAAAGCTGTAG